A window of Cyclopterus lumpus isolate fCycLum1 chromosome 10, fCycLum1.pri, whole genome shotgun sequence genomic DNA:
ACTCAAAGATGTTGAAGGTGTCCATTGCTTCAAGAGATGCAACACCAAACAAAAAATTGTCTGGAAGTCTGGAAGCTCTGATCATGCCACAAATCCACTGCTACGCTGTACTGTACATTAGACTCTGAATGTGGGCTCTTCAGGTCCCTGCTGGCCTGAGGGCAGTCGGATATTGTTGCAGCATCAATATTTGCAATGCTGGCAGCTTATAGCGGCTCCTGTGTGCCTGAAACGGCCCTGACCTGCTGAACTTTGAACTCTTTATCATGTCCATTCAACATGGACATTTACATCGTTGCTCCACTGGAGTGCGGTGTAGCGAGGCACAATTGACTATGTGAATGAGCGATTCTTCTTTTTTGAGAGGGGTTAGAATACaaaagttttgttttaaaaaatgaaaataggGATGGGGTGCTATTTCTATTCAGTTACTAAGCGACACGGGTTGAGAATGGTACTATTCCCATGGTGTCGACATGCTCACGTAGAGTTGTCTACGGTCAAGTAAAGGATTGATTCCTACGTTCTAGCTATTAAAGGCTAAgttaatatacataattaaataagTAAAATTACTATATTGATGTGTGATATTTGAAAACAATGTTATTGCATATGCATTATGTCTGTGGATATAGGCATATGTTCTTTTCCGAAAGGTTGtacacatttgtacatttgtatgAAACAGTTATTGGTCTGTAAATACAAGAAAGAGATTTTTATTGCATAAGATGGAATATATTCTAAACATCTTACTTACTGCAGAATGGACATTGTGGATCAGTGTTCTATTGTGTTGCTTATAAGTGTATTTGATTGTCATACAAATGCATTTATAATAAAAGTGCACTTAATGCGGCTGATGCATTTGTGTCGTCATAGTCAAGCCCCTTGTTCCTCCGTcagcctcatcatcatcatcatcatcatcatcatcatcatcatcatcccaaCATCCCtgcttcttttcctccctcccatACACTCTCCTCCATTTCTTCCCCTGGAGCGAGTTTCGCTCAGCAACAGCACTGACGCACACACATGACGAGACAGAATGAGACACTATCTGACTCAGACTGACGCACACTCTTGGCATCGAGGTTTTTGCGTGCGCACAGGCACAGTGGCCTCCCACTTATGAtgatgcgcacacacacacacgcataatgGTATAGGCATATGAACCCCCCGTCGTCAGCCCTCTTTACAAATCACAGTAGCCCACATTCACTCTATGTACCTGCGACTCTATCAGCGCTCAGCGTGGTGTAAGACTCCATATATAGGCATTCCTGCTCAAGCTCTGACTGAAACGGTCTCCCATCTATTCTCAACCTCCATTCAGAAGAATCGGGGAGGGGAGGgctggagagaggggagacaaagaaggagcaagaggaggcTAAAATTAGAGGTACAGTAAAGAGGGATGTGGGACCAACTGATACTCTGTTGCCACAGGATGGAGAGGTGAatataatcaaaataaatggaCAACCCATTTCCTGTACACTGTGATACAAAATAGAAGATTCACGTAATGGATTTGTCTGCCATATTTCCTCACATGTAACACATGACATAATACAGAATTCAATAAATGCATGGAGGCAAAGCTCTAAACATTATAGTGGTTTTCTGCAAGAGAACATTTTGTTCCAtcactgctgctgcagtgtCTATTGTGGAAGGAAGAAGAGCTGCTCAGCTGACGGATGCTATCTTCTGGCAAAGTCAAGTATTGCACCAGAGATCAGcgtagagtgtgtgtgatgtgtaagAGGCCATGTTAGAAAAATGTTATGAAAAGGGAAGGGTCAGTTTCATACTTAATGTTCCCTGAACCAAATATTACAACAGTTGTAATAAATGACACTATTCAAGGTTAACATAAAAGGTAGTGCATGTAGAGCTGGGTAATATGGTTGAGATCATTAGAATATAAAGGACAAGTCCCCTTGTTTTAAAAGTCAGACTTAAAACAACATGCACACGCTCACTGCGATTGGTCTTCCAGTCGATGGCCTTGACCACACCCATTCCCTCTTTATTTCCTCAGACAGTGTTTCCTTTCAGAGCCGTCGAGGAGGAACAGCAATACATATATGGactttttgcttttattataaAGCTCATACCAAGGTTTGACTGTTCCCAAGGAAACTTCAACAGGACAAAAGCTGGGAAACGGTGAACAGAGGACATCGTCTACCTCCTGAGTCACAGACTTCCATGTTGGAAGATTCCCAGATTCAGCTGAACTTTCAAAGTTGGCACAGAATGAGGAAGAAATTACTTTACAGTTGGTTTATAGACCGAACAATCGCAGCGAGCAATACGACTTTCAACGAACATACAGCCATGCGAGTATGGTTTTAAGAAcgatttgaaaaatgtaaacctAATAGTTTCTGGTAAATCATTATAAAACATGACATTGCAAATGcaggaaaacaaatacaatagtCTAATGTTCCAAgcaattcatgtttttatttagggctgcaactaatgtcTACTTTCAATCAGTCAATCATTTTTCTGTTTcatcaatgtttattttttttatgtaaatcaGTGACTCGTGAAAAATGAGCACTAGTTAAATTATGATGCATTAAATATAAcctttatatgtgtatatcaaAAGGTTCAGTGTTTCATAACTTAAGACATAATTTCAATTACTTGGCTTGAAATTATCTCTGGACAATATGGTCTATTGCCTTACTTGAAGTCCATATTTCTGCAATAATGAATGTGACGAACACTTCAGATCACAGATTGATGAGGTGTGTGACTGAAATGTACAAGGAACCATCTGCACAGCCAAGAAACCAAACCTCTTCGAGAAGTGTTAATAATAGATAATAACATCAAAGAGACTAAACATACAAATACTTCCAAGACTGAGAAATTATAGTTTCATTTGCTTGGCTGTGATAAAATGAAACGCTTAGGGTGCTAAATATTTTCTAAACTTGAGAGGACGCTTTTGTTGACAAAATATAGCCGATGTTAGAGATTTTAAATAATTCTAAAATACTGACACCAAACAATTAGCTGTAAAGAAATATCTAAATATCAGATGTGAATAAGGACACAGAAAACAAGAAATTACACAACATCTACCTGTTTATTAACTGACACGCACAACAttaacagtgtttgtgtgtgaaggtAGTTCCCATATAGAGGCAATACAAATAGGAATGGAGGGAACATATTAAAAAGTGTTGCagtcttcatttctttttgccCGACAAAGCTTCAGCTGCAGCGGCTGCAGCGGAAGCTACATCAGCTTTCaacttctcctctctctgctccaagAAAAGTTTGTACTCATCAGATGAGAGactgaagagaaggagaggaaaggagagaaagatgggGAGAAAAATAGAAGGAGAAATTATATTCAGCTACCCCAAACTCTGACTTACTGCTCCAGGAAAATCTAACCTACTGCCAAAATGTTAAGTCATTTTGTAGTTAATAAAAAGTGACAAACATAGATTAACAACACCACATCAAGATATTTCCAATGGAGAAGCTGATATTTAATAGcgtacatttcttcttcttgaatCTTTAAATCCTTCAGATATCTGTAACATTAACTTGTTTGTCCTTAAGAATCAAAGAGCTTCTTTCTGGACTCACCACAGCGCAGCAGTGTTCAACACATTTCCAGGGAGAAATCCATTGTTAAACAGGCAGATACCAATTCCTCCACATTCAATAAATCATAATGCACTGCAGCCTCAAGACATGTTGAGTTTAAAGTAAGGGGGAGAAAaggattctgggaaatgtaCAATATCATTAAGTGAAGAAAAAATAGATACAAAGTAAGTTGGTAGAGGGAGTTCACAAAAGCAAGATGTGCAATCTTTGTGAAGTTTATAGCATTCAGTCCAaaaaaacatactgtatactgatTGTACCCACTATATAATGTGTCCTATATATCGTGTGTATTTTACAGCCAACATACTTAACAGTTTTATACTAAACAGGATATCATGCATTACATGCACCGATGCTTTTCAGTTGAACTTTGACGAATCAACACAAATAGTGGTTAATTTCACAACGCTGTtaaatactatactatatatactgaATGATAGGTGTTCATGTTATTGTGGCCGCTGAGGTCCTTAACTGTTATCTTGTCTGACCTCTAGTGGCGGTTAGGAGGCATAGCAGCATCTACATAATACTGTCtgctgattcttcttctttgtcacTCTGCAAAATGATGTGTGAATctttttgttcctgtgtgtccttgttcatttaaaaaggacTTTAGAAGAATACagaataataacacaaaatcTACTTGGATCGACTAACAAGTCCAGGACAGGACCAGCCTCTCGAATACTGTGAAATGATAAAAAGCACACCGAGTATCAGGACTTACTCGTTGACAATCTTAATGCCAAGCGAACGCGCCGAGCCGATGATGCTTTTGACGACGTTCTCAAGGGAGAGGTTCCTCATTTTGAAGCACTCGTCCAGAGCTTTCACCTGGGCAATCTCATACACCGCCCGCACCGACACCATCCCTGCCGTCTCATGGcctacacaaacaaaaacaaagatttaaGATTATACATACAGATATAAACATTCAATAAACGTACAAAATaggagagaatgtgtgtgtgtgtgtgtgtgtgtgtgtgtgttggtgacgGTGTAGAAGTGATGTTAGGACTCAATCGCTGAAGAAAGCTTCATATCTTTGGCCATAAAAGGCTTCAATCCATCATTCTCTTTTCTTACCACCATCACTACTTCCTTCCTCTGCTGCAGTTTGCCCGCATGTCATGAATACAACATCAATCACAGCAAAGCTCAAGAGCCCAGGGAGAGACGTGTGTCCGTTACAGGATGGACTCAGCGGGGGAAGATTGGAGTGAGAGCAGACGCTTCAGTGCACCAGCGCATCTCACCTGTCTTGCCGGCCCCTTTAGCAATGCCCGCTGCTTGCTTGAGGAAGTAAGACACCGTGGGCTGGCCAATCTTCAGGTCATAGGTTCGGTCAggctgaggagacagaagaatcACAACTAAGTCATATAGCCAGGATACATTAGTCTCTCCTCTTTAGTTAGCCAACTGTTGCTGCACATGTCACACTTTCTGTTTCGGTAGGGAGTTAACAATGATAATGGCTCCAGATCGACTGTCAAAATTCATTCAAATCTTTGGATCAATGGGTGTTTAGTTTCATTTGCTGGCTGAAATGAAAACTGTCGCCTTCATCTGTTCACTTAATGAGTTTGAAAACAACACTGGCTgaatttttcttcttctttattctttcCGTCTTCAACGTGCACTTGATGGCTTCATGATATCATGTTCAAAAACTGAGGCTAAAGCAGTGTTTTCCAGGCAAGAAGTCATTATCCTCACCAGTTGATGATCCATGAAGACGACATGGAacattgaataaatgaacaacATTGTTCTAGGAATGCAGCTAATGTTAAAAGTGACAAACTAATCGATATATTTgtgaaaggcaaaaaaaaaaaaaaaaactcattgtTTCTAGAAGCCAAACTGTAAATGTGTCCTCAGTGTCCATAACTTTAGCTACGGCCGGACCATATACACTGTTTCTCAGTCAGTGACCCTTGATGACCACTGAAATTAATAAAACGGAGTAGATGCACAGACTCAAGTCATTATGTTTACCTGTGTAATTTCAATCATTTTCTAATCTAAATTCAAAGATGAAATATCAATATAATAGTTTGGACCTAGAATTCACGAGAGGATGAACCCCCGCAAAAATTTCAAAGCACATTGCTTCGTTAAACTGCAAAAAGTATAGAAGTCTTTATAATTGacgaaaacaaaaagaacaacgcGTACCGACAGCTTGCGGGTACGGTACTGGAGCTCCCTGAGAATCAGGAGTCACGGCTTTTTCTTTCACCCTTCTAAGAAAGATtgcttttgtcattttcttttatacCTTTAGCCAATTACTGTTAATGATCATTGCTAAACttacagaaacaaaaaagacactAGAACAAGCATTTATTACTAaagaatattacatttaataaaattgtttcgtaaaaaataaatgtagcgcAAATTTTATACAAATCTCGAGTTAATCAGTGAATGAATGCTTATTTTCATCCACCACTGTGATTTGATTATTATGAGTCGGTTCATGAAAATAAGCAGGAGGTGGCGCCAGTTCTCCAGTGAGAAAACTATTATGATAATGCAAAAGAAGAGGGTGCAATAAGATTCAAAGTAATGTAATTGAAAGAGCACCACTTCAAACTCACACAGAAAAAAGCAATGTAGAAAACCTGATTAAAATATGACCTTTTGTTGATTCATGTATTAATTGGTTGATCTGTGTTGATCTGCAAGAATGAGTCCTCCAACCAAGAAATGAGTGTACATTTTTTGCACTTCTCTtttctcaaagtcaatgtttttaaatgggtttttggttagatATCTGAAACCAGGTTAGTTGTAAATACAAGCTTAAGATATTATTACGTATTATTCTAAAATATGAATgtgaaaaatgtgaaatgtgaagcTGACaagaggcttaaaaaaaacacgcgtCAGCCTTCAGCTCATGCAAccgtgataataataataataataatgcatttaatttatatagcgcttttcataatactcaaagacacttcaaatGATGTAGTTCGTCTAGAGCTTACGTTAGCATTTTACTTCTTTGCTTTCAggcttaaaaaaatattaaagtggtgttcatttgtgaagaatATCTTATTAAACAAAATATCTTAAACTGGTGTTTGCCACAGAGTTTATTTTCAGCAATAATCCAAAACCTAAGAGAAAATCCTACCGGCTATTTGTCAAGGGAACCAGTGTGATGCTCACTTCCAGGTTTTCCTAAAAAGATACGTCATCCTTCAGCACTATTTTACTCTTAATCAGAGCCGAAGCTTCAATAGTTGATTAAGTAACAcgcttcatgttcttcatcaacAAATCTGTGTCCATATATCACTCGCACTCGCATTTCGCTTTTATAGATACAAAATGTTTTCCACCTCAGCCAAGCATTGAATATGTTTGGGAATATTTCAAAAGGTTATGTTGATTTTGGTCATTTAcacatagttttttttgttgtgcaaattgaaaatgtgcattaaagAGGTGGATAGAAATACATCTAATGAGCTGAAAGAGGCCATCTGCTCTCCAGCCTCCCCTCTGggtcaaaattaaaataatctcTTCTTCAGTTTCTCTGacccttttcttttcattctgaTTCATTCTCGTGCAAGACCTTTATGTACTAAAATCTGACAGACAGATACAATCATTAATCATCTGAGGAAAGTTTACATTGGATCATCTGccatcaaaatataaaaataaacaataataataataatggggGAATAAACTGCTGGCTGATCTGAGAAGATCGCACAGAGCAGGTGATTTGTCATCAGACCTGTGTTATGTAACAGGAGTGACCTTTCAACAGGGAGCAGAACAACTATTGGTTGCAAAGGTCTGATATGTCGCTGCTGTTTCCTCCATTCTACAAgatgaaacacaaacatttactgCACTGAGCTCCTGACGGGCAAAATGAAGATAAGgacggagagaagagagagacggaaagTTAGGATTGTAGGAACAATTATACAAGTAACAAAAAAACGATGTACGGTTAATAGCTCCTTAGTTCAACAACTTGAACTCATGCCTCTCAGTTAGATGAGAGGCATtaaacttagcttagcataaagacagatGGAAACAACATTCATCTCAGAGGCTTAAACATGTTGTTTGCGCACATTAAACATCACATACAGTAAAGTGTGAACGGAACAAACACAAAACTAACCAGCAGATGGCGATGATGGGCAACACCACATGTGTGATGGCAGAGAT
This region includes:
- the mrpl11 gene encoding 39S ribosomal protein L11, mitochondrial codes for the protein MSKISKAAKAVKKVDASSVIRAIVRSGQAAPGPPLGPILGQRGIPIGQFCKDFNEKTKELKEGIPLPIKIHVKPDRTYDLKIGQPTVSYFLKQAAGIAKGAGKTGHETAGMVSVRAVYEIAQVKALDECFKMRNLSLENVVKSIIGSARSLGIKIVNDLSSDEYKLFLEQREEKLKADVASAAAAAAEALSGKKK